One window of the Bacillota bacterium genome contains the following:
- a CDS encoding YezD family protein produces the protein MKGLLLLLKDLRYGSVTLVVQDGKIVQMERIEKVRLC, from the coding sequence CTGAAAGGGCTTCTCTTGCTTTTAAAGGATCTCCGCTACGGAAGTGTGACCCTCGTGGTGCAGGACGGGAAAATAGTCCAAATGGAAAGAATTGAAAAAGTTCGCCTCTGTTGA